In one Dermacentor variabilis isolate Ectoservices chromosome 4, ASM5094787v1, whole genome shotgun sequence genomic region, the following are encoded:
- the LOC142578494 gene encoding uncharacterized protein LOC142578494 translates to MQPLQNPFLFVVQVGKHPSLHAKRSSNICLLLFPGPLVILCDFFECIYVVKLLMLAGDVEQNPGPQKEILDAIAALSAKSDARHTEVIGMLSEVRANQQKLEEKVSSLASRLATVESLVESYEASQNGVDLPRVVDEAVRDQTAAIRSRLDEVGDRSRRDNLIFYGIPDVPAENWSESETKIRNCLTNLLQITLIDEAISRAYRLGTYAVNKHRPIIVKSSSSKLKQKVFTERKKFKGSGISVSEDFCRATRLSQKKLIEFGKASGQKYVLLLNRLQIDKKTYVYCPVTDRVCEIHTNELRSTNSVPNAPSDGPSNSQT, encoded by the coding sequence atgcaaccgcttcaaaacccgttcttgtttgttgtacagGTTGGTAAACACCCGTCGTTGCACGCTAAGCGATCCAGTAATATCTGTCTGCTGCTCTTCCCAGGCCCACTGGTGATTCTTTGTGATTTTTTTGAGTGTATATATGTTGTTAAATTGCTTATGTTAGCTGGGGATGTGGAACAGAACCCTGGTCCTCAAAAGGAGATTCTAGACGCCATTGCGGCCTTGTCGGCTAAAAGTGACGCACGCCATACCGAGGTAATAGGGATGCTATCAGAAGTCCGAGCTAATCAGCAAAAGCTTGAGGAAAAAGTTTCCAGCTTAGCCAGTAGGCTCGCAACAGTTGAATCCCTGGTGGAATCATATGAAGCAAGTCAGAATGGTGTTGATCTACCGAGAGTAGTCGATGAAGCTGTGCGAGACCAAACTGCAGCAATAAGATCTCGGTTGGACGAGGTGGGAGACCGCTCTCGCCGTGACAACCTTATATTCTACGGGATTCCTGACGTCCCAGCTGAGAACTGGTCCGAATCTGAAACTAAAATTCGAAACTGCCTTACCAATTTACTACAGATAACTTTAATAGACGAAGCCATTTCCCGCGCCTACAGGCTGGGTACCTATGCAGTAAATAAACACCGGCCCATAATCGTAAAATCCTCGTCCTCAAAACTTAAGCAAAAGGTTTTCACTGagcgaaaaaaattcaaaggttctgGCATTTCTGTTAGCGAAGACTTCTGCCGGGCCACACGCTTGTCACAGAAAAAATTGATTGAATTCGGAAAGGCTAGCGGACAGAAATATGTGCTACTGCTTAACCGTCTACAAATCGACAAAAAAACTTACGTTTACTGCCCGGTAACTGATCGAGTCTGCGAAATACACACAAACGAGCTTCGTTCAACGAATTCTGTCCCCAATGCACCTTCTGATGGCCCTAGCAATTCACAAACATAG